A segment of the Tachysurus vachellii isolate PV-2020 chromosome 18, HZAU_Pvac_v1, whole genome shotgun sequence genome:
AGAGCACGGTGAAGGCCTCACCCACTTCTTTaaacttcttttcctcctccttctgtATCTCGGCACTGGCACCACTGTGCCGATCTGGGACAGAAAGAGAAGCGTGGggaaaaaggaataaatgtaTTAGATGACAAAAACCCCACCCACAATAACTACAAAATATAACCATTTCAAACCTCTATTTTGAGGTGTACAAATATGTAATATTCTACCTGGATGGTGCATAAGTGCTCGTTTGCGGTAAGCCTTCTTGATCTCATCTTCTGTAGCATTTTTGTCCACTCCAAGAACTTTATAGTAATCTTTTCGTTTACTCTTCTTTAGCTCCAGCTGAGCGTTCTTCAATAAAGTCTTATGTTCTAAAGGACAGGACACACTGTTGTATAGCAGCAAAAAATAGCATTTTAGCTTCAGGCCTTTAAGAGATTTTGGTTGACCCCAGCTTTATTCTTTGCACTGAAAGAAGGTGATCAGCCCACTTACCTTTAGTTTTCTCTGTCTGATAGACTTTCTCATAGTCCCTCACAGCTTCTTCATACTGTTCTGTGTCCATATAACTACAGGAGTCAAAGGCAGAAATAAGTGGGTGTACAACTGGGAGTcaaacacgcacagacagacagtgacacgcagacagacagacaagcagagacaggcacaggcagacaggcacaggcagacaggcacaggcagacaggcacaggcagacaggcacaggcagacaggcacaggcagacaggcacaggcagacaggcacaggcagacaggcacaggcagacaggcacaggcagacaagcagacaggcacaagcagacaagcagacaggcacaggcagacaagcagacaggcacaagcagacaagcagacaggcacaagcagacaagcagacaggcacaagcagacaagcagacaggcacaagcagacaagcagacaggcacaagcagacaagcagacaggcagacaggcacaAGCAGACAAGCACAAGCAGACAAGCAcaagcagacaagcagacagaaacagacggCCTACCACTGGGCTCTTCGTAAGTATGCTTTAATATAGGATTCATCCAGTTTAATGGCTTTTGTGCAGTCTTCTATGGCCTGCTCCAGCTTCTTTAACTGAAACACAGCAGATACAGGTTTAGGTACAAGTTTACATGCAAGACTCTACGTCTTTACACAGACTGCATGAAAATCCCTTTCAATGTCTTTAAGATGCTTAATCCCTAAAAGATGAAAATACAGATAGGCCTATAACATACACaaccataataataatcgtATTAACTCTGGTTTAAGGTTTACAAGGCTGAGTGCAGCTCTAAGACCAAACCAAAATGGTCTGTGTCTGGATAAAAACAAGGAAGTAGAcagaaagcatttttttaatgaagtcaTAACAGGATCTGGgttcagtttattttcttttggttATCAGTGTGCGCAATGTTCACtatacaatgaaataaaataaaataaaaaaaaataaaataaaataaaataaaaaaaaagcctcctGGCTCAGTTATTTTAACTGATATAGTGACTTAAAGAGAAATAACTAAACCAAACATCTAAAGTGCTATTACTATTATGCTGCCACACATGACCGAAGAAACACGTCCGGTTTCAGAAACAAAAGTGCAGCTGTTTTTCCGTTTCTACATTTGTTGCACTTTGATTATTTAAAGCATAAACGAGGAAGGAAACCTCGGTCTAATTTTAAAAAGGTGTTTAAACGCTCACCTTGGAGCCGACGGTGGCCCGGTTGCAGTAAAGCTTAGCGTTGGTTTTGATGTTGTTGGGATCGATGGTCAAAGCCTCAGAATATAGCTCACAAGCCTCCTCATAATTGCCCTCTTTAAACGCCTGGTTCCCTTCTTCCTTCTTAGCCTTCAGAGCTTTGgcattctgagaaaaaaaatatgaagtcAGCTTTAATAAAACAAGTGTCGTAACTGTGAAAATTATAACTGCTATAACGACTATAACCGCAAAGACTTTTAGTAAAGAGAAGCACAATATAAGTGAACTCGACTCACTCTGCAAGCCAGCCGAGCCTTCTCATGGTCCGGTGCCATGCGTAGTGCCTGAATAAAGAACTGTACCGCCTTATCGATACAGTCTtcataatataaacacaaacccCTCACATATAAGGCGTCACCGTTAGTACAGTCTATCCGTAAGATATCGCTGCAAGGCAAAAAGTTAAAcacctttaaaaatatatatataaataaaaatcgcTTTGATAATCTGTATGTTTTTTGAGGCTATATGTAAAATAGCAGCAAGTAGTACATATTCTTTGCTCGTTCTTTAGTTATTATGCTGTTATATGGTTACCTGGCAACAGACTGGGCTTCTGGGTAGCGTCCAAGCAGCGCCAGGCATTCTGCCTTCAGCACCTTAAATCTATGACACGCAGAGGCCGACTCCAGCGCTCGATCCATACAGAACACCACCTACACACAGCCACGCAGAACAGAACCGTTAGGGTCTATCTGCAGTAACTGCGTTACTGTAAATCTTCTTTATATcagtcagattattttattcttctacATGAAGCTCACTGACCATTCTGAAGTCACGTTTGTCAAAGCCGATCTCAGCCATGCGCTCGTACTCCAGAATGGACTCTGCGTTCTTTAGCTGTGACACAGAACCATACAAGTTGAGCTGTGCGTGTACAAGTCGCTCCAATCATACATAAAATTTGCACAAGAAATGATTTTAGACATGAAATGACTCCGCAATTATCGTTAACGTCACTCACAGGTGTAATCTAGTCAGCAGTAGCCCGTTCACACCATGACCACCCACAATCTGACATTTTAATCCACTATGGTAAAGAAAAGCAGCTACGTAAAAATCCACGGCACTCCGCTTGATTTGACTTACTTCTTGCTGAGCCTGGCTGTTGTCTGGCTCCAACTCAAGAACCTTCTGGAAACAGCGGCTGGCAGCCATGGCATTGCCGAGCAACAGGTGGCATTTGCCCTCCCGTAAGTGACCCTGGGGGGCAGAGAATGAAGGGgtgagcaaacacacaaataggTTTTAACTATCAATCTTTCCATTACATCATCTGTGGAATGATCAGGGAATTAATTCAGATCTCTCATGGCACCACACAAAGGTGAGGTCCATAAcggacagacaaacacaaacaactgacccccccccccccataaataaataaataaataaataaatcagtccaGATATTTAGCAGGCAGCAGATCATAATCAGTGATGAAGCTATGACTTTACATCTAAGAAAATATTTTGCTCCAGTAACACTCAGTTTATAATGGGGACAACATCCACTTATAACTGCCCTCTTTTACAAAGTGTACTGGATGTCCGTGAGAGTACgatacagaaaaagacaaaagcatTGATTCGCAATTgtcataatgttttattttggtctcacCTCGACcgtgatttatttataaagaaaataaaaataagaataacaagCCACACAACTAATCCCAAACCAGAACCTGTAAAATGAATCTAAAGTTTCACACAAGTGCGTTTGTGTCCATTGGCAAACTACAGGCTTTTAAAAGAGCACTGTATTGACAATAAAGTGAATAACATTTTCAAAATAAGATTTATATTTCAACCCTTCGGACTAATTCTGGCAAAGAGGAGAGAGTTTGGTTGAGTTTTGGCTTGGATTTCAGATCACTGTATGCAGCCGGACTGGTCCATGACGTTGGATACAGATGATGTTTTATCTCTAGTTACACGGTCATGTTAAAATATTGACACTAAAATATGGAACAAACTACGAGCTTTGTTACAGTCCTGATGTCTGGCTAAATCTATGCTGATTGTTCATACGCATGCCTCATATCTgtctttaaaaacacatctgtccCACGTTCCTGTGTAGTTGATTTGCACAATACTGAAATAGTAGGTTCCTTCATGATCATCTTGAATCAATTCCTCAAATATCATGTAAATAACCAACCTGCCCAGCCTTTCACTGAATATAATTACTGCTGTTTTTGCCTGCAGATACAGTACGAAGAACACAGTAATATGTGCATGCAGGTCAGGAGGAAAACTACAGAAATTGTGATCTGACTAAACTATTCATGTCACATGCCCACATATGAAAGTCTGGGCTGTACAGACGAATGAGACCGGATTTGAGCCCTACGGCAAATCTTTGAACTGATCTGTAAAACGATCTGTGATCGTTACGTCCATGCGGTCCTGAACTATTCAGACAGGTGTCACATTAAAGCAGAACTTCAGATCGTTTCACCCtggtaatgtaaatgtagccCCTTGAAAACTGCTCAATAATGAGCAAAAACCCCACAGTCTTTTAGGCTGGTTTTTCTTGCTTGCCACCTGAGctgcaatctgattggtctagagagaggagaagaatttaagggggaaaaaatcattgGAAAAGCATTTAGAAACAAAAGCAGCTGCCATCCATCCGATTTGTCATGTTCTGGCAGTCCAGGAGAAAAACATTAGCCGGAAAGACGCTATATATCTTTAACAGGGTTCTGAACGAAGGTGACGGTTACAATAATCTGACTTGTCCAACATGACCACAGTGCACTATAACTACACGCCTACATGTACACCAAAATAAGCCCCTTCTTTCAATATTCCTCCAGAGGTGGTGCTTCCAGAGAACTTCTTTACATCAGAGAGTTGATCTTTCCTGATTTATCTGCTGATGACCCAAGTCTCATTATATGTTCCGGCACCAAGACCTCCTTCAGCGGCGCTGCGCTCAGAAAGCTGCAGTAGTGGAAACCTGATCTAGGTTAGCATTTGCCCTCCTCACAGTCCTGGAAGAGCCTCGATACAGAGGATATTGGTTTAGGTCGCTGTGTACTGACCCAATTTACTGCGACCACCTGGAGGTTTAATCGGAGGGTACGTAAGCACGGTTACTCGTCCGGTTCCTACCACTGAACGATCATAGTGCGTACGTTTTGTCTCAGATTCTCTCACATACAGATGATTAGAGTCTCCTTGGCAACATCTCACCTTCGTGAAGGTGTCGTCTAGCCGCACGGCTTGTTGGGAGTCCTCCAGGGCCTCCCTGTAGCGACTCAGCATCATCAGTGTAGCTGCACGGTTACCATAGTAACTGGCGTTCTTCGGGCACATGTCTGTTAAAATCAGAGCAAACCGTAAATTCCAGCTGCACACAACAGGAACTTCaaccagaaaaaaagagaaataaataagggggaaaaaaaaaaatgtattctgtaTTTAATTTGGTCTCTAAGAAACAAGGTCacaaaacatgttttataaattattcTTTCATGACCCTGAACTGGCTGCTTAACTATCCAGGACGTGCTACTGTACAAACGTACTATAGTGCCTGACCCTGGGCTGACACCGATCATCGGCTCAAAATCACGAGAACATGGAATATACAGATTATAATTAAGTGTAATAAGTACAGCTAGATACCAATAGCCTTGGTGTAGTAGTTGAATGCTTCAGAGTAGTCCTTCTTAACGTAATATGCATTTCCCTGCTCTTTGTAGCCCTCTGCTTCCCTGGGgagacaagacaacacacacacacacgaaaagcAAGCAAATTACATACACAGAAATTAGAATGTCTTTGAACGGCACAATTCTCATGATAGTTGACCTTGACTATAGTCTCAGaactttaaagtttaaaggCTCATCAGGGGGAATTACTCCAACACACCCATAGTATGTGGGAATTACAGCGAATGACACCTCTCATTTTGACATGCAAAAAGTCTGACACCCTGCACAAGTTTAAAATCAATGAGCTGGAGTAGATCCAGTCATGTGACCTTTCAGGGACAAGGCTCGCCGAGTAAACGATCGGTTAGAGGTGTAAAGATGATCAGATCACAGTTCGAGTCAGTACACTGGCTTCACGTTTCAATTCTCAGAATATTTAAAGGCTGAATGGAAAAAAGACTATTTCAAAAACAATGCAAAACTATGTGATTTGTCTGTAAAAAGTGTTCAGGATTTcttaaacaaagaaatatataCTATAATCAAATTCATCATATTGAATTCATATCAAATTCATATTGATTTAGTTCATATTCTGTGAAGAAACCAAGTGTTTCCTACAGAGCTCGTTATATTTAATCAAGTTCGAACTCGTCGGCTAAAATGCCGGTTTTCCCGTAGCCTGTGGTGTTGATGTAAAGCTACTGAAGATTTATCTTTAAGCATTAAAACATGATCGTGTTTCTGTATGAACCTAAAATGCTTTTTAGTTCTTGCAATCCTTAGCCATGAGACCTCACGTGTGCCGATCTTGTATTCTCTCAGCCGATTAACGTGATCGCGTGACTAGTGCTGATCTTATTGGTTTGTGCAAATTACGACCTCTGCTGTTCAAACAGTGCAACTGCATTACATGTATAACGATGCTGACTGCCACACCACAAATAATCAGTGTGTTGTTACACAGAAATATTACAGATACGTTACAGACGATATCGATGTATTGGAGAGACGTGACCTTTGCAGAGACAAATTattatgatgatttttttttaaagctcccTGGACAAAACAAATGGTTACTTCTTAAGTTCATTCCCTCTCGTCTTAACAGCAGCTGCTATTTGTGAATAActttcacacaaaacaaaaattccaCCAGTTTTATGACATCCTGTTCATTTTATCCCCTTCAGCTAGAGTTCATAAAGTTTAGCTTGGCCTTTTACCTGCTCTTCCAAATTAtcctatatatacacagtaagATTTCCAAAACAATGACATAAAAATCTGTGCTTATAAATGTATGAATCATGAGTTAATTATAAATAAGGCAACTGGAagtggttgtgttgtgtttaatggtgtttgATGTTACCATAGCAGAGAGAATAACTTCTCTGCCCAGCAcgagtatttttattttctttcttttaaataagccATGTCATTACTTCTTTAACCATaccagaggagagagagagagagagagagagagagagagagagagagagagagagagagagagagagagagagagagagagagagagagagagagagagagagagagagagagagagagagagagagagagaatttccgAGCACAGCATTCGTCTCTGATCCAATGAGCTGCTGTTAgcaaaattatttacataagTGTGTGAACGTAAGTCGAAACTGCTACAGAAGCCGCAGTGGTGATTCCCCGTGCAGTTCGAATATGATCGTTATATATtcaaacatatatttaaatctatatttaaaagTATATTAGCTCTATTACAGTCACCTGTTGACTGAATGCATCCAACATGCCTAACAGGCTTTATGTTGAAAGTCCCCACACTAACAGAAATCTGTTCCACACTGTAGCAGAAACACTGCCCGGATATATACCGCACAAGCCAGAAGATCGCACAAGCCAGAATAAAAATCTATCCAATCAGAACGGAGCATCAGTGAACACTAGAACCAGCGCAGGACCAAACAGGTGAATGCAGCAAAGGCCGGACGGCTTTAGACGGTCGATCATCAGCATCCGTGtccgtgttccatttcaattacctaAGGATCGACTATGGAGGGTTTGGATGCAACTATCTTACAGTGCacttataccccttttccaccaaaaagaaccgagtgctggttcagagctagcactggtgctggttcaaagttggttccactggcgaaccttctaacaacctttccatcggttagagagccatcacagagccgagtctgacgtcaccgtATACgcgtcacgtgtcccagcaatgttagcgcagcagcggcaaacacaaacaacaacaatggcggatgttgctttactgtttaatgctcatggctttgtgaacctacattggcatccaaacgtagtgaatccaacgtgtacgtgcagctccatgtataaacggaggttgtaatcgagaaagtgatgaaataatgttatgtactaacacagaaaacagttagccttagcatgtagctacctactatcatgtgtgctgataattgatcatattgcagtaaagtaaaagtgtattaaacattggtatattatcaaatgcgctaacagtagccccgcccacagcccctgacacaagcggttcttaagtgtagaccagcaacgttttggtgctgagaaccacttttcctggttcagagccggtgctttggctgtcgaaaaagaaagaactggttctaaattaggctctggctccgaaccagcactcaaactgcctcggtggaaaaggggcattgggGGCTTTTTATACCTGGTCACTTtgtgcgttttctgtgatccgatagctatacgatcgtaaaaagaccaggtctaaatgccctccgaaacgttttcgagacggatataaatccgatggttcacaccacttcaggaggtggtctgggacgcatttcagatgaaactggacaggtgtaaatgaatgtggttgttcaagccacatacgtcagcgctatactcctcccaaacggaagtacgtcactcacaagtgatctttcacccaggcgtctcgtcgggtcttaaaatgcgctgctgccaccagcgaaaatgcagcaaacagtaaatgctgttttttgtagcaagttttttcgtcttctttttgattgcgttctgaaaaccacat
Coding sequences within it:
- the dnajc7 gene encoding dnaJ homolog subfamily C member 7; translated protein: MATVEYDGIADPEMDSLSDEELEREAEGYKEQGNAYYVKKDYSEAFNYYTKAIDMCPKNASYYGNRAATLMMLSRYREALEDSQQAVRLDDTFTKGHLREGKCHLLLGNAMAASRCFQKVLELEPDNSQAQQELKNAESILEYERMAEIGFDKRDFRMVVFCMDRALESASACHRFKVLKAECLALLGRYPEAQSVASDILRIDCTNGDALYVRGLCLYYEDCIDKAVQFFIQALRMAPDHEKARLACRNAKALKAKKEEGNQAFKEGNYEEACELYSEALTIDPNNIKTNAKLYCNRATVGSKLKKLEQAIEDCTKAIKLDESYIKAYLRRAQCYMDTEQYEEAVRDYEKVYQTEKTKEHKTLLKNAQLELKKSKRKDYYKVLGVDKNATEDEIKKAYRKRALMHHPDRHSGASAEIQKEEEKKFKEVGEAFTVLSDPKKKSRYDSGHDLEDDDMNMDFDANNIFKAFFGGPSGFSFEASGPGNFFFQFG